Proteins encoded in a region of the Eretmochelys imbricata isolate rEreImb1 chromosome 10, rEreImb1.hap1, whole genome shotgun sequence genome:
- the MPV17L gene encoding mpv17-like protein, with amino-acid sequence MAGPLLRSGVRRFPWLCNVLLYGSLFSAGDAAQQLLRRRPGQEPDWAQTRHVALVALSFHGNFNYVWLRGLERALPGRAPGAVLAKVLCDQLVGAPVAILAFYTAGMSILQGKENIFSDCKKKFWNTYKTGLMYWPFVQLSNFVLVPVYLRTAYTGLCGFLWAIFICFSQQSGDGTAKSAFRWFQKEKVNADGEPSEK; translated from the exons ATGGCCGGGCCGCTGCTCCGGAGCGGGGTGCGCCGGTTCCCCTGGCTCTGCAACGTGCTGCTCTACGGCAGCCTCTTCTCGGCCGGGGACGCGGCTCAGCAGCTGCTGCGGCGACGCCCGGGGCAGGAGCCCGACTGGGCGCAGACCCGGCACGTGGCGCTGGTGGCCCTCAGCTTCCATGGCAACTTCAACTACGTGTGGCTGCGGGGGCTGGAGCGGGCGCTGCCCGGCCGCGCGCCCGGCGCGGTGCTGGCCAAGGTGCTGTGCGACCAGCTGGTGGGGGCGCCTGTCGCCATCCTGGCCTTCTACACGG CAGGCATGAGTATACTTCAGGggaaagagaacattttttccGACTGTAAAAAGAAATTCTGGAATACATATAAG actggactgATGTACTGGCCTTTTGTGCAG CTTTCAAACTTCGTTCTGGTCCCTGTTTACTTGAGAACAGCTTACACTGGGCTCTGTGGCTTTCTCTGGGCTATCTTCATTTGCTTTTCACAACAGAGCGGTGATGGCACAGCAAAGTCGGCTTTTCGGTGGTTCCAAAAAGAGAAGGTCAATGCAGATGGAGAACCATCAGAGAAATGA